From the Hemicordylus capensis ecotype Gifberg chromosome 1, rHemCap1.1.pri, whole genome shotgun sequence genome, the window GGATACTTCAACCTGAGATGCCTTTACTCCATCATGCAGCTGTGAGTACACCCCATTTATTTAAAGGTGTTCTGTTTTCCAAATAAACTAAAGCACTAATACCATTCAtttgattttatttcttatttatgttTTGCTGATTTGTATCTGAACTGTGCCCtccataaatgtgtgtgtgtcttttatgTTTTAAAGATTCTGGTTTTGTTTCGGAATCCAAAGGACACAGCTGTTTCTTACTTCCATTTTGCCAAAGGCATGAAACTGCGTCCCAGCGAGGAAACCTGGAATGAGTTCTTCCCAGATTACATCAGTGGAAAAGGTATGCTTGCCTCTTCTTTCAATTACTGTAGTAAATTCTAAGCTAGATTCAACAGGAATagaagaacaatttgttatggggcagctgacaaataaagatgatgatgatgatgatgatgatgatgatgatgatgatgatggaataaAGGTttcttgttgttttaaatgacttGCTTTCCCATAGATCCTGGTTTGCAATGATTTTACAAATAGAAGATTTTTTATAAGCATCATGGATATCTGTGGGGTTTATTTTTTCCCTTCCAGTCCTAAGTGATTTTTTCCCAGGGGGCTGAACCAAATTGACAGCTATCTTAAATGTGAAGACCCCTTTGGATGTCCAAGCTCTAGTTGCACATTAAGCACACATCATTGTGATCTGGGTTTGCCCGCCTCTCACTTCACTACGTTGGCTATCAGTGCTGTGGATGGGAAAATGCCTATTGTGATGATCTGTCACATTACATTTTGTGTAATACTAAGCATGGAGATGAGGTGAAGTGGTGAGAGTGGAATACAGATCAGCAATAATTccctggctaacatcctgactattattattagacccctgctaactgggcaaagaggcacctttttaatgtggtgattctctttatttagcaaggaggagagtaagtggccctatccacccccagcacagtacctccagtgactgttgctggtgtctatcttgagccctttggggacagggatccatcctgtcGATCAATTGATCTATTAATCTATTGATCTATTTTTCTATATATCgatctattatttctctatgtaaaccactttgaacacttttgtttaaaagcagtatatcaacatttgttgttgttgttaaggaaGCACAGGTGCAGCTAACTGTGCTGATGCTTTAGGAGAGAGTGATTGCCATCCATTTCACCTGtcctctgaagcccactctgACTCTCAAAAACATGTTACTAGTCTGTACAGCCCTCAGAGAATTGTTTTTTGGGAGACATAGCCAGcctcagagggagggggagagtgattAAAAACCTCGTGCAAACCACAAGTTCAAAGTTAGCTGCACCAGAATTTCATTAATCTGGATATTGACCAGAGTTTCTTATAATGTTGTCTGCTAGACCTCAATACTTAGTCCTCCCATGGAAGGAACTCTATTCCCAGCAATTGTTGAGCAAAAGTGTGCATTACGTGAGCAAAGAGCTAAAATTCCTCAATATTGTTTAAGGCAGAAgctaacatgatgaggaaaattactcaaagtagtcccactgaaatgggaCAGGtaaggcaatgcctaacttgttcttttaatttcaattgagCTACTTTGAGAAATTTTCCCCATCATGCCTCTTGGAGGGCTGTTAAAGCAAGAgggccattttaaaacaaaatggaaGGAAGATATACTTTGATGAAACAGTTTCACAGTTTCCTTCCAAACACCATATATATACAAGTTTTACAATGCGAAACTCATTCAGATTTTATAAAAATTCCCCCCATTGTCGATCTGTTGAAGATCTGTTACAATAATACCTGCTTTCTTCTTTCTAGTGCCCTATGGTTTGTATGTAGACCACATTATTGAATGGAACAAGTATCTCGATGACAAAAACATCATGTTCATTACCTATGAGGAGATAAAAGAGGTGAACTTAAGTTTCTGTCAGTGTGTGTTGATTAACTAGTGtctgggaaattaaaaaaaatatttgggggAATAGGGTTTAAAGAATGATTTCTACCTTGCTGCTCTACACTCCTAAGCTGTGCTCCTCTCAGAAATGCTTTCTTATTAAATTCAATCTCTAGATCTGTTGATCTTGTCCTGCTTTCATTCCAATTGTGTAATGAGGACCAGCAAGCAGGACCAATGGATTAAAAGCTCACAAAATCCCAGCCTATAGTCCATCAGCCCCCTCTTTATGTCATTCCTTGTGaagtttaattcatttttatgctGTCATATCTGCAACTAAATGTTGGAGTTAGGACCCTGGAAGCATGaggtctcagctgcaatgtctcatagtaaccattagggggttagggtcatggataaaagtactggactcctcccctctttgttcttccagtgttagcctccattttatctctccagagatggctatttgttttgctctctctcttcagccatgaaccacagctgaaattaagctgcaggctttatCACATTtgcttgtaaccttttctttactGTAAATAAATCtgtgtagttcttcaatactaaagaactgtctcaagacctcttgctttgctgctttctcaccaaactggttttgctcagCTATTTGGAGACCAAACTGCCATCCTTCCCCTATACTAATAAGCTGAAATCCTTCCTAAAACTACACTTTTtacttctaaactaaacagtaCCCCTGTGTGTTGTGTGTTAAACATCCTGTGTGGTACTCAGCTCAGACTCTGAAACTGGACACTTCCAAAGTTTCACGAGGGCTCTGCATTGTTCAGCTGTGAATTGATGcacttctttcctttcctcaGAATGGAACTTTGGCACTGAAACAAATAGCTGAATTCTTTGATTTTTCTGTGAGTGAACAAGAGATCCAATCCATTATGGAGAAAACTAGTTTCCAAGCCATGAAAGAGAAATCTCCAGAAACTCATGGTGTAATGGGCAAAAGTCTTTTTCGTAAAGGTAACGTTCTAAAACATTTGATAAATTTGATTGGCAATATATACTTTTCAGGAAACCATTTTAGGTAGATCTTGTAGTGTCAAGTAGATCTATGAATACAGTACAGCAGATgggcattagagatgtgcacggaaccggtgacAGCTGGTtcgatggcggggggtggggaatgttACCTTTAAGGCgcaggaagggtgctcttacacacaccCAACTgtgttccccccactggcgctgtccTTAAAAATGATTCCACggtgtggcagcatacctccttgctgccccggtgtgcgtcagactggaagtgcccagtgcacatgcacaatgtgcactgggcacttccggtaaacacccccctccccagtgttgAACTGGCTAGACCACCagaccttcaaaccagttcaggtcTATAAAAACCGGTTcgcacacatccctaatgggcaTGCATAGCAGAGtcacagccagaggcgtaactagggaaaacggcgcccggggcaagcactgaaattgcgcccccccaccgcatcccccccgccgcccccccaacatacatctgactgacacacatgtttcagaaaacttttattttaaaaatttaaaaaattacaaaaattacaaaaaatttcaaaatgcactacatacttaggtttttcctcacaacaaccctgtgaagttggcttgtatctcaaacatcagaattatgatgcaatgatgatgattatgattatgatgcccctccctcacgccctggttctgttcctgactttcccttgtgagtgactgtattttaacaaaatgaaagcCAAGggctccaaagtaattcgagggactagggtgatagtgctaaagactcccgctgttaaagaaagactccccttttccaaaaccacgcgctatttacaccagaaaaggtttcaaatggagtgGGGgggcatttatgcatttatgctttgttttatgttacgatttcaaagttagaaaaactataaaagggccattttagagaagatatgcactgccttagttgcaaatcctgcttttttgagattccctgcaattgaataaagcgataatatacacctttgctatttaaattggttggagagtatttatgacaataaaaaatgaaatggcatttcagatgcaacattggttgcctaagaccactcagatttaactaatcttcatcacattgacaaaaagagcaattaaaattaaaatccatgactaaaaccaaaccactttggggttgtttttaatgaaaggtggtatataaatttaacaataaatgtttagaagtatatactttcaccccctgcccaacctacaattaattccagcttattttcaaagggcttcaagttttatttacaaattgcttggcagcaccaatgtttaagtaatcgctaattgctcctaatgatagttttacttattgttaaatttatataccacctttcattaaaacattctctgttcatctgattttcagtctggttaattaaattggtggaggtttagactttcctgatgggctgaaacagctaatccattttgatgatgacatataattaaattagcttgcattacgtAATGAAAAattccaggaagggagagatgggggaagtggaacccaaggttccacatccccccatctccccctccctgaaccttttcagtcaaaacgtggttagattataggggaggaaggacttgaatgagcaaaaaggggaactggtttgggcgttcaggaagttgttcagaagagggagttgttcaggaagtttgctctggtgcgtgtcctcctctcgacgcatgcacGACTGGTGGTGGGGCGGTGGGGCGTgctggggagtgagagtcagagacttggactacgaagatgccgcggcgcccagtgctggatgagcaatgccaatgggggggggcgccgggaccgggggagggggactgctctgcaaacaataaaaaaacaacaataaaaataaaaataaaaaagaatttttttctgGCATatcggtgggggcactttttggcaccccctgagAAGTGGCGCCCGGgtcacgtgccccccctgcccccctatattTACACCTATGGTCACAGCATAGCTTTCCTTGTACTATACCATTTCAAACAGCAGGTGGGGAGTTTGAGAATACAGATTTGCATGTTTGAGAATGCTGTGCTGTGAACCAGTTCTCCCTTCCCTATGGCACATCCGGTGGAAGGTTCACTTAGAATCTTTCTCCCAAACATGGTACTTTATTTGTgcatagctttttaaaattagaagCAGCTTttcacacacgcgcgcgcgcgccagATAGAGACTTAAATCTCATCGACACATTCTTTAAATAACATGCCATGCATCTTACAAAGTGGGCTGTAGTCCAGGATAGCTTATGCCATAATGCATCTgatcagggccagctccaggtttgaggGGAGGCCCCCATAATCCTTTTCCTACATTGGTGCCTCTCCAAGATTTCTGTTGGGGCTGGCCTTGGTATTGAAAGGGGGTTCCTCCATGCACACTCCCATTTGTGGATGAgatgggagagaggaggcaaTGCTGAACTGATCTCACAGAATCTGCATCATTGCAAAAAGGCTCTTATCAGATGGGATGAGAGGCAGAGGCAATGATGGAGTGACTCTCACAGCCAAGAGAGCTATTCTATTGAAACCACTGCATGAAAACTATGGACACTGGCAGCTGTCCACAGATGACAAATCCTCACACTCTCCCTGCTGTTAGCCTGGAATCAGCTCATAATGACTCTTGATGGGTGTGGGGGAAAGATTGCTGTTGCCATGGAAGATTGGGGAGATCTATGGAAGGAAAAGGCATTTCTCTTTCTTGCCCTATCAATGTTCTAAATTTTATGCTTGCAGGCATTGTGGGAGACTGGAAGAATGTCTTCTCAGAAAGCCAGAATGAAGAAATGGATCAAAAATTTGAAGAGAATGCAGCGAGAACTAAGCTTGGGATGATGTTAAAATATGAGGAATATTGCAAGGGTTAAGGAAGACACGAGTTTGAcacatttctcctgcttttgATTTTGTGCATGCTGAAAACTATGTTTCTTTTGAGTCAGTTGTGTTTGATAGCAATCTCCTTGGTATATCACTCCCACTAGGTTTGCAGTACTTCAATTGCTGATATAATCTAGcaatgtacattttttaaaagtggaaaaCCTTTACAAGAGTTCAGTAAAATCCTCTGCTTATGCAGAGGGTGAAACTGATTGATAAATCTGAAATACTTTCCATTTcccatttccattttaaaaaaaattctgggaTCCCAGGatgaaaagtaatatataaattcagatacatacatgcatacatatatacatttttCAAAATGTAGAAAGCACTTTGGAGAATTTCGATTTATAGGATACCTGCAACACTATGGATTGACACCTTTCAGCATTTCAtggatgaaaatagggacattccTGTGCATGAGTGGGAAAGGGCTAGGACAGGTCCAGCAGCCAAGCTGCATGGATTGGCAGACATAACACAAACTCAATCTTCAGCATGACACAAGCAGAAATGGTTTTTATTGGTTGAAGTAGGAGTTTGATTAGTttctctttttaatttgttttaactttgtgcTGGTCGTcgaccaaaataaagatttgaTTAATTGACAAGCAGAAATGTCTGTgctttatctttctctctctctctggctgggtTCAAACGTAACACGGAACTGGAGGCTGGCAAACCTGTGTTTTccatttttaaactgtaaatcgtgTTGTAGACGTTCGTCAAACTGCTGCCCGCCAACCTtcggttccaggagaggggagctcctcCCTGCTGCACAGCCGCCGAGGCCTATCCcaacaagctccatggccaggaTGTAGATATAGCATCATCACATCAGTGGAGTGGCCGCAATTGGCCACGCTCTCGAAGGGGCCATGCTGGGCCCGATCATGTATTTTCGGAGTGCTTCacccagcagggaaagggcatttaaagcccTTCAAATGCCTTGCCATGGCAGCGCTTCTACTGACAGTGATGGTACCGCCCCCTGCAAAGAACCCAGCATCCAAATAATTCCACATAAGCAtgattttgggtgtgtgtgtgtatgtgtgtggctgggggagaacTATCTCTCTGTTTCTCTGGAAAGGGAAGCGAACATATTGACTattaggaggggatatgtagatgagggagggcaaaggatgctgtggGGTCCGTCCCACCATGatctaggatgctcttgcaagggatcactctggcaaagcagtccatgcagaccaaactgaACTCCAGCTCGACTTGCAGCTTGCTGCCGGtgggcttgccctctcatgagaaggccagtctactggggacgACCATGTATCCGGAACCTCTTGGTCTCCCAACAAACTGTGTTTGCACGAGTTGAGCTAACCCCAaaaagggggccctgcttgtgtggggcccccaactctccatgatAAAAAATAGATCAGAATCTCTACAAAAACCCATTTCTCTGTGAAGATTTTCAAGCACCCAAAGTAGATTTTGACGCTCCATGTGCCATAGTCCATCTGCGTCCACAgatgggggggacgggacaccaGGTGCATGGACAAACCTTTAAACCCACTCAAAATTCCCAAGTCCGGTCTggtgttgtgccatatgcagatctgccagtgtgGGGAATAGCGGAAGAGTGGAGCCTCTTGGGTTCCAGCGAACCCAACTGAGCAGGGTTACTGTTCCAGGGCACCCaaacaagggtgcacatgtccacgtGGGTGGATGGCctggcagggggcacactttGAGAGCTACTTGGCCATAGTCaacaagacagggagagcagtcgctGAGGTACCTGTCCCCGTGGCTTTCCTCCctagagcaacctggctcaatatagagccccaatggcctggcactctcatgagaaggAGTTGTTTTATAGTTGTGCATGATTAACAACTGCCAGTTTGCACTTCTGCCTTGTtctccacagatggttcttctcatgaattgtgacgggctgtccccatggcctggcactcttctGAGCGAGCGGTCCACTCTGGATTGGCTTACTCTGTCTTCACAGTAGAGGGCACTCTCCTCTGACTGAAACAgtactgaccctggtgactggccctgctcatgagtaagcccagtGACCACAAACCCCCATAGGGGAAGAGGCTGCCCCCCACTTCTCCAATCTTTCTGTtcaaaaaatagaacttggccgCTCCAGAATCCCtacttgggtctgcctttgtccGCGACCCTGGGTAGCGACCCTAGCCAATAGCTCCCCAGGCACCCCCCGCCCGGCCATTAGCTcccctcctggcactgtgatggggtgtccCGCTCATGCAGCCACCTGCAATGTCTGTGCTTGTGAATATACAACGTTACCGCTTCATCCTAGGGGAGTAAAGCACTCAGTGCCCATCCTTTTGGATGTTCCCCTCCTGGCCATGTGagggggtgccctgcttatgttgcttgCTGCCAGTGTTCCCATGAGAGGAATCCCTGTCTACTGGGGAACACCATGAGGTGTTAGCCTTAGGTTTCCATTCGGAcagcacactcatgagttgagctaatccCTCAAAAGGGGCCCCCGCTTGTGTGGCGCTCCCAACTCTccctggtaaaagatagaacttaAGCACTCCACCCCAACCCCCTTCCTTGTCAAGctttgcatgcacccaaagggaATCTCGACACTCTCTATGTCAGAGTCTGGCTGTGTGCAGAGTGGACCGCTCTGGGTTTCTGCACATTCTAATGTcgtagcactataatgcaaagataaaaactGAAAGATGCTATAATTATATAAAATATTGTAATAGtgtgtgtcaccttaagtggcgcagcggggaaatgcttgactaactagcagagggttgccggttcgaatccccgctgatacctatatcgggcagcagtgatatacgaagatgctgaaagtaatcatctcacactgcatgggaggaggcaatggtaaacccctcctgtattctaccaaagaaaaccacagggctctgtgggcaccaggagtcaaaatcgacttgatggcacactttaccttttacccctctgatggtccttctcatgcatagtaagggggtgtccccatgaccTGGCTCTCTCCctggctctctccctctctctccttctgtctTGCTGCCACTTTTGAGCACTCTGACTGAAGCATTGCTGACCCTGGTGAATGGCTCTGCTCATGAGTGAGCCTAGGGATTGCAAacatccccaaggggaagggcCTGGGTCCCCCTTCTCCAacctttctgttaaaaaaaatagaacttggctgcttgagaatccctgcttgagGCTAACTTTTAAACCTGACCACAGGCACTCACCCCCTGCAAAATGTTgccctcccagtgctgtgatggggtgccctgcttatgttgccacctggagtgtttttgcttgtgaacatatatcaATGATGCTGAGTCATCCCACCCGCTTTTCCTGCTGCTTGCCAGGTGCGGGGAGCAAGAGACAGAGTGAGAAGAGGGTATTTCActgtgtgactgtgctgcttgacaggctgtcAAGCCTGTTAAGCAATGTGGCGGCATCtgtgttgctgggcaactccatagctgtaaaggtgacaggaggggtggggctgctcattggagaggcagccagtgggaGCTACGGCATTCATAGAGCAGCCAAGTCCCTGCGTGCAGCTGTACCACCACCTCTATGACTGTGGTTTCAAAATTGgcgcaaaaccacagttatggtagTGTTTGGGTCCCGACATAATGCTTCAGAATCCAAACTGGAGGTCTCGGCGGCTAACCatgagttcaaactggagtttggtgaggcaagccACAGGTTGCTTTCTAacccaaactgcagtttcacaaatTTGGATGTACTGCAGTTCCAATCTCTGCCACGTTTAACACCAGTttttgcattacatctgaacctggcctcCTGCCTCGCTTATTGCATGTAACCCTTGGTGATTACAAATCCTTGCTACTGTCAGTATTTATAGTTTTGTGATAAACCATGATTATTTTGCCATCACTGTAACATAAAGAAAAGCAAGGTTTGCATAAAATATTGGTAATCTTATTCCTCAGGTCTGTACTTTAGCTAACATAGGAGTGTATatacaaaaagaaaggaaagaaatgtaGCTCCTTCTTTTATATCTGGACAACTGGAGGGCAAGGTTTTCCTCAGGACATAAAAGTCATGACTGTCCCAGTGAAAGTGGAACAGATGGAGTCTAAGAGGTTGATGGCATCCTGGTAACACGCACAAGTTCTGCCTAGGGGCATATATCAGTTTATATTGATATATGCCCCTaacatatattttaaatgttttgtaaaccaccttgagattgttttaatgaaaggcagtataaaaatctaattaaatttTAGAATGAATGGGAAACTGAACCAAAATGGCACATTTGGTCCAATTCCATCCATCATGAAATGATTGCACATAGGGCCCAAAGGAGTTGCAGGGTATAGGAGCCATATGGTTCATTCACACCCAACAAcgacaacatttatataccgcttttcaacaaaggtttccaaagcagtttatgtagtggaataataaataaataaaatggatccctgtccccaaagggctcacaatctaaaagcaaacataagatagacaccagcaacagtctctggaggtactTTGCCATTCATGTTCATAAGAAAGAGTAGTTGAAGGCTTATCTTGCAGTCTGGCAGAGTGAcggttttctatttttaaaacactgttgtctttaaaatgtaatgcaaatgctGTGCTACAAGGTTAGTGCCCAGTTTCCTTGGTATattaaagtggggtggggggagagcaggagttctccaacttgggttgccaaatgttgttggaactacaactcccatcatccccaaccacaatggatAAATGATGGGAGTGtcgtccaacaacagctgggggcccacatttgagaacccatGGGGTAAGGCATGAACTGAGTGGCTCATATACCCTTTGGGTCATTCATTTGATCCCACTTTGTTTTGTAAAGCATGAAAACTGAACTTCATGAGTAAAGTTTAGGTCAGTTTTCCATGAGTTCCAAAGTGAATGGCATAGAACTATGTAACTAACTGTGCAATTTGTACTGACAACATGCAGAGAAGTTACATATATTATTAGGACAGGGTGGGAACAAGTAGGTGGCAATTACACCACTGCACGCAATGTAGAAGGTGAGTGCCAGCCTTTAACACTGAGGCAGTAATATTTTATTGCCGCCACCTTGTAAATTGCAGCATTTATTTATATGAAAAATAAAGTACATGgttaaggtcatgcacatgaccaataatgcaggtggggcagagggctggcagggaggcaggttcctgcctgcttccctgcaCATGAGTGATTGCCATGTAAAGGCTCTGTCACCCAAAGCAGCATATGATCAGagctgcagtgagcagcagagcacggagccagaggaggaagtcctctggcatccctcaatgcaccattagggttgccaggtcaggTGGTGAAAATAGTCAAAATCTATCACCCCAAAAGTGGGAATAGTTGGTGCTGGTCACCAAAAAAAGGTTTCTAAATAGTCTACACTTTGCATTTaaaattgcataaaatttgcatatgctaATTGGTATAATAAATGCatgctttgcttttaaaaaggatgATTTGAGAATAAATGCAACTTACACCtctttttccacacagttcaaacaccaacCTTAGATTCCCATGGGACAAAAGGTACATTTTCTCTTCATTTTCAAGGGGGAGAgaaaccaccacagaaccctttccacACAGATCAAACACCAGTAATCTCTGGGTCACAGAATTCCatgggacaaatggtgcattttaatttcatttgtggggggggagagacccaCACCCATTCTCCACCGTTCAACACTAGCCTCTCCTCCATAATGGTACCTATAGGGTAAGCATAGGTTTCCTAACCTGGAGAAAGCTTACTGGCTGCTCACGCAGCTGTAGAGTAGCAGAGACACATGACACCGTCAGAagaagaagtccctccttgggaccactgggccagtcacagagAAAacgaggcaggctgctgcaaaagACACTTGACTGGGAAAATGGGATGGGGATTGCCagtgcagtagcagcagcatacaaatgagcTCTTCTTGCTGCCACACAGGAAACATTCCACATGTGTAAATCCATTGCTTCCAATGGGCCTATCCATGAGTAATGGTCACTGAGTGATTTGAGCCACTCCTACTTGCCACAGGATTGCTGGAACTTTGGATACCACACCACTTCCAACACAGATATAGTTGCGGGGGGTTAAATAGTTACAAATCCAGGGTaaaagtccacatctgggaaccctaagcgtgatgcattgagggatcctccctcagccgggcgctcttgctgcccagctttgTGTGTGTTCACAGGCTGCCTTcaacctgcacacacacacgcacacacacacactcacaacccAGAACCTGAGCTTAAGGGCACCCTTGCGCCCTTAaatccaggttaaagcctggtgcaaattcctgggcttggggcCGAGGTAGCATCGGGTTTGATACCAGAGCttcacacgggcagccaagcccagactggctgcttgtgtgaacagcctcctagtCTTCCAGTGAGGATTGAGGTGGGAAGCAAATGAACCAGGCAAAGGCTGGAGCAAAGTGCAGCAGCCTGATTCCTCCTGCCAAATAACAAACTGAGCTGAAAACTAAAGAAGATAATTCACATTGCTAGGAAACATGAACCTAGCTAGCCAGAGGTGATGCCATTGGTAAGAGCTGGAAGGAGGGAGTCCATGGGGCTGAGTCTCTAAAGGATGGGGGGAAGTTTGGGAATCCaagtaaaagcatttaaaacaatattttcacACAAGGGTGTGGTTGTAGCCattcaaatatattttgtttgcaACAGTTTATCCACACACAGCCAGGCAACCAGATTACAAAAAAGCAGGTTTATGGGGCACAGTTCACAATCTGCCTTGTTCTTGTTCTCACTGGATGTTTTTGAAACTTCTTGCAAGATATTGCTGGAACAAAATGCTCCAATTCTTTCTATTCCCAGTAGCAATTTCACCAG encodes:
- the LOC128345311 gene encoding sulfotransferase 6B1-like isoform X1, whose translation is MAQKGLTEFLNKTLAEGEKIAPAERLFLYNGGLYPAMVCRPETLKILDTFEARSDDVVLVGYPKTGTNWVGQILTELATASGKYGEEEWKQKQQKEQELKLFPYLEFGDPDKFERMKKLPSRRIIKTHLAPQKIPKSILQKKAKILVLFRNPKDTAVSYFHFAKGMKLRPSEETWNEFFPDYISGKVPYGLYVDHIIEWNKYLDDKNIMFITYEEIKENGTLALKQIAEFFDFSVSEQEIQSIMEKTSFQAMKEKSPETHGVMGKSLFRKGIVGDWKNVFSESQNEEMDQKFEENAARTKLGMMLKYEEYCKG
- the LOC128345311 gene encoding sulfotransferase 6B1-like isoform X2, yielding MAQKGLTEFLNKTLAEGEKIAPAERLFLYNGGLYPAMVCRPETLKILDTFEARSDDVVLVGYPKTGTNWVGQILTELATASGKYGEEEWKQKQQKEQELKLFPYLEFGDPDKFERMKKLPSRRIIKTHLAPQKIPKSILQKKAKDTAVSYFHFAKGMKLRPSEETWNEFFPDYISGKVPYGLYVDHIIEWNKYLDDKNIMFITYEEIKENGTLALKQIAEFFDFSVSEQEIQSIMEKTSFQAMKEKSPETHGVMGKSLFRKGIVGDWKNVFSESQNEEMDQKFEENAARTKLGMMLKYEEYCKG